The following are from one region of the Elgaria multicarinata webbii isolate HBS135686 ecotype San Diego chromosome 13, rElgMul1.1.pri, whole genome shotgun sequence genome:
- the SRRM1 gene encoding serine/arginine repetitive matrix protein 1 isoform X4 has product MMQINLTGFLNGKNAREFMGELWPLLLSAQENIAGIPSAFLELKKEEIKQRQIEQEKLASMKKQDEDKDKRDKEDKENREKRDRSRSPRRRKSRSPSPRRRSSPVRKERKHSHSRSPHHTTKSRSATPAPEKKEETPEPEPSVKIKETLIQEATSTSDILKVPKIEPMPDTKEISPERISKKEREKEKEKTRPRSPSRSKSRSKSRSRSQSHSRPRRRHRSRSRSYSPRRRPSPRRRPSPRRRSPPRRIPPPPRHRRSRSPVRRRRRSSASLSGSSSSSSSSRSRSPPKKPTKRVVSSPPRKTRRLSPSASPPRRRHRPSPPLSPPPKPRRSPTPQQSNRTRKARGSVSPSRSSAPKRKSIEKRESPSPAPKPRKVELSESEEDKGGKMAAADSVQQRRQYRRQNQQSSSDSGSSSSSEEERPKKSNVKNGEVGRRRRHSHSRSPSPSPRKWQKESSPRRRRRSPSPLPARRRRSPSPAPPPRRRRSPSLQRRRSPSPPPRRHSPTPRRYSPPIQRRYSPSPPPKRRTASPPPKRRASPSPQPKLRVSRSPPPKQRSSPPAKRRSPSISSKHRKGSPPSRSNRDNRSPLQNKQHSPSPQPRPSHTSASPPLLRRGPSSSPQRRQSPSPSTRPIRRVSRTPEPKKLKKTSTPSPHSVRRGSSSRSASGSPEPPPKKHPGPPSPVQSRSPSAHWSPAAPAKKAKSPTPSPSPVRNSDQEGGGKKKKKKKDKKHKKDKKHKKHKKHKKEKAAAAAAATAALTPSAEEDQEKTTEPRKETESEAEDNLDDLEKHLREKALRSMRKAQASPPS; this is encoded by the exons ATGATGCAAATCAACCTGACTGGGTTCTTGAATGGGAAAAATGCTAGAGAATTCATGGGAGAACTGTGGCCACTACTGTTAAGTGCACAAGAAAACATTGCTGGTATTCCATCTGCTTTCCTGGAActgaagaaagaagaaataaaacagaGACAG ATTGAACAGGAAAAATTGGCTTCTATGAAGAAGCAAGATGAAGACAAAGATAAGAGAGACAAAGAAGATAAAGAGAACAGGGAAAAGAGGGATCGATCTCGAAGCCCTAGAAG GCGCAAATCAAGGTCTCCTTCCCCTAGAAGGCGCTCATCCCCTGTCAGGAAGGAGAGAAAACACAGCCATTCTCGATCCCCACATCACACAACGAAAAGTCGTAGTGCTACTCCTGCaccagagaagaaagaagagacaCCTGAGCCAGAGCCTTCCgtcaaaataaaagaaacattgaTCCAGGAGGCTACATCTACTAG TGATATCTTGAAAGTTCCTAAAATTGAACCCATGCCAGATACTAAAGAAATATCTCCAGAAAGAATTTCaaagaaggaaagggagaaagaaaaggagaagacaCGTCCAAGGTCTCCATCCCGATCTAAGTCAAGGTCAAAGTCACGCTCCCGTTCTCAATCTCATTCAAGACCCAGAAGGCGTCATAGATCACGATCAAG GTCTTACTCTCCAAGGAGGCGACCTAGCCCAAGACGACGCCCATCTCCTCGGAGAAGAAGCCCACCGAGACGCATTCCACCTCCACCCAGACATAGAAGGAGCAGATCTCCTGTGAGACG GAGGAGACGGTCATCAGCCTCTTTGTCAGGAAGtagttcttcctcctcttcttcacgtTCCCGATCTCCACCAAAGAAGCCAACTAAAAGAGTTGTTTCCAGCCCTCCTCGTAAAACACGGAGACTGTCACCTTCTGCAAGTCCTCCTAGGCGAAGGCACCGACCCTCCCCACCACTAAGTCCACCTCCAAAACCACGGCGGTCTCCAACACCTCAGCAGTCAAACCGTACAAGGAAAGCCCGGGGCTCAGTTTCTCCCAGTAGGAGTTCAG CTCCCAAACGTAAAAGTATTGAAAAAAGGGAATCTCCCTCACCAGCGCCAAAACCTAGAAAAGTAGAATTGTCAGAATCTG AAGAGGACAAAGGTggtaaaatggcagctgcagattCGGTGCAGCAAAGACGACAGTACAGAAGGCAGAACCAGCAGTCTTCATCTG ATTCtggttcctcctcctcatctgaagAGGAACGGCCGAAAAAGTCAAATGTGAAGAACGGTGAAGTGGGCAGACGCCGGCGGCACTCGCATTCCCGAAGCCCATCGCCGTCTCCACGAAAGTGGCAGAAAGAATCTTCTCCTCG TAGGAGGAGGCGAAGTCCCTCGCCTCTGCCTGCCAGAAGACGGCGCtctccttctcctgcccctcctccaaGACGGCGTAGGTCACCTTCATTGCAACGCCGAAG gtctccatcaccaccacctcgcCGTCACTCTCCCACTCCCAGAAGATACTCTCCTCCGATACAGAGAAGGTACTCCCCTTCACCACCTCCAAAGAGACGAACGGCTTCCCCGCCTCCCAAAAGAAGGGCATCTCCTTCTCCACAACCTAAGCTCAGAGTCTCTCGTTCTCCGCCCCCAAAACAAAGAAGCTCTCCGCCTGCAAAGAGACGTTCACCATCAATATCTTCCAAGCACAGGAAAGGATCTCCTCCCAGCAGGTCCAACCGTGACAACCGCTCCCCACTGCAGAACAAACAGCATTCACCTTCCCCACAGCCTAGGCCTTCCCATACCTCTGCAAGCCCCCCACTGCTGCGCAGGGGGCCTTCCTCGTCACCTCAACGAAGACAGTCTCCATCTCCCAGTACTAGGCCCATCAGGAGAGTCTCGAGGACCCCAGAGCCTAAAAAGCTGAAAAA gACTTCCACACCAAGTCCACATTCTGTGAGGAGAGGGTCTTCATCCAGGTCTGCTTCAGGATCGCCGGAACCACCGCCCAAGAAACATCCAGGACCGCCATCTCCTGTTCAGTCTCGATCCCCTTCTGCTCACTGGTCACCAGCAGCTCCTGCAAAGAAGGCTAAAAGCCCTACGCCAAGTCCATCACCAGTGCGG AACTCTGATCAGGAAGGAGgtggcaagaagaagaagaaaaagaaggataaGAAACATAAAAAGGATAAAAAGCACAAGAAGCACAAAAAACATAAGAAGGagaaagcggcggcggcggctgccgcaACGGCTGCTTTGACTCCATCTGCAGAGGAAGACCAAGAGAAAACCACAGAGCCCAGAAAG GAGACTGAGAGTGAAGCGGAAGATAACCTAGATGACTTGGAAAAGCATCTGCGTGAGAAGGCTCTGAGATCGATGAGGAAGGCTCAAGCATCCCCACCATCTTAG
- the SRRM1 gene encoding serine/arginine repetitive matrix protein 1 isoform X3 — MTCLGLGFQITCISSCHISLQNPDSKMMQINLTGFLNGKNAREFMGELWPLLLSAQENIAGIPSAFLELKKEEIKQRQIEQEKLASMKKQDEDKDKRDKEDKENREKRDRSRSPRRRKSRSPSPRRRSSPVRKERKHSHSRSPHHTTKSRSATPAPEKKEETPEPEPSVKIKETLIQEATSTSDILKVPKIEPMPDTKEISPERISKKEREKEKEKTRPRSPSRSKSRSKSRSRSQSHSRPRRRHRSRSRSYSPRRRPSPRRRPSPRRRSPPRRIPPPPRHRRSRSPVRRRRRSSASLSGSSSSSSSSRSRSPPKKPTKRVVSSPPRKTRRLSPSASPPRRRHRPSPPLSPPPKPRRSPTPQQSNRTRKARGSVSPSRSSAPKRKSIEKRESPSPAPKPRKVELSESEEDKGGKMAAADSVQQRRQYRRQNQQSSSDSGSSSSSEEERPKKSNVKNGEVGRRRRHSHSRSPSPSPRKWQKESSPRRRRRSPSPLPARRRRSPSPAPPPRRRRSPSLQRRRSPSPPPRRHSPTPRRYSPPIQRRYSPSPPPKRRTASPPPKRRASPSPQPKLRVSRSPPPKQRSSPPAKRRSPSISSKHRKGSPPSRSNRDNRSPLQNKQHSPSPQPRPSHTSASPPLLRRGPSSSPQRRQSPSPSTRPIRRVSRTPEPKKLKKTSTPSPHSVRRGSSSRSASGSPEPPPKKHPGPPSPVQSRSPSAHWSPAAPAKKAKSPTPSPSPVRNSDQEGGGKKKKKKKDKKHKKDKKHKKHKKHKKEKAAAAAAATAALTPSAEEDQEKTTEPRKETESEAEDNLDDLEKHLREKALRSMRKAQASPPS, encoded by the exons ATGACTTGCTTGGGTTTGGGTTTTCAAATAACCTGTATTTCTTCCTGTCATATCTCTTTGCAGAATCCAGATTCCAAAATGATGCAAATCAACCTGACTGGGTTCTTGAATGGGAAAAATGCTAGAGAATTCATGGGAGAACTGTGGCCACTACTGTTAAGTGCACAAGAAAACATTGCTGGTATTCCATCTGCTTTCCTGGAActgaagaaagaagaaataaaacagaGACAG ATTGAACAGGAAAAATTGGCTTCTATGAAGAAGCAAGATGAAGACAAAGATAAGAGAGACAAAGAAGATAAAGAGAACAGGGAAAAGAGGGATCGATCTCGAAGCCCTAGAAG GCGCAAATCAAGGTCTCCTTCCCCTAGAAGGCGCTCATCCCCTGTCAGGAAGGAGAGAAAACACAGCCATTCTCGATCCCCACATCACACAACGAAAAGTCGTAGTGCTACTCCTGCaccagagaagaaagaagagacaCCTGAGCCAGAGCCTTCCgtcaaaataaaagaaacattgaTCCAGGAGGCTACATCTACTAG TGATATCTTGAAAGTTCCTAAAATTGAACCCATGCCAGATACTAAAGAAATATCTCCAGAAAGAATTTCaaagaaggaaagggagaaagaaaaggagaagacaCGTCCAAGGTCTCCATCCCGATCTAAGTCAAGGTCAAAGTCACGCTCCCGTTCTCAATCTCATTCAAGACCCAGAAGGCGTCATAGATCACGATCAAG GTCTTACTCTCCAAGGAGGCGACCTAGCCCAAGACGACGCCCATCTCCTCGGAGAAGAAGCCCACCGAGACGCATTCCACCTCCACCCAGACATAGAAGGAGCAGATCTCCTGTGAGACG GAGGAGACGGTCATCAGCCTCTTTGTCAGGAAGtagttcttcctcctcttcttcacgtTCCCGATCTCCACCAAAGAAGCCAACTAAAAGAGTTGTTTCCAGCCCTCCTCGTAAAACACGGAGACTGTCACCTTCTGCAAGTCCTCCTAGGCGAAGGCACCGACCCTCCCCACCACTAAGTCCACCTCCAAAACCACGGCGGTCTCCAACACCTCAGCAGTCAAACCGTACAAGGAAAGCCCGGGGCTCAGTTTCTCCCAGTAGGAGTTCAG CTCCCAAACGTAAAAGTATTGAAAAAAGGGAATCTCCCTCACCAGCGCCAAAACCTAGAAAAGTAGAATTGTCAGAATCTG AAGAGGACAAAGGTggtaaaatggcagctgcagattCGGTGCAGCAAAGACGACAGTACAGAAGGCAGAACCAGCAGTCTTCATCTG ATTCtggttcctcctcctcatctgaagAGGAACGGCCGAAAAAGTCAAATGTGAAGAACGGTGAAGTGGGCAGACGCCGGCGGCACTCGCATTCCCGAAGCCCATCGCCGTCTCCACGAAAGTGGCAGAAAGAATCTTCTCCTCG TAGGAGGAGGCGAAGTCCCTCGCCTCTGCCTGCCAGAAGACGGCGCtctccttctcctgcccctcctccaaGACGGCGTAGGTCACCTTCATTGCAACGCCGAAG gtctccatcaccaccacctcgcCGTCACTCTCCCACTCCCAGAAGATACTCTCCTCCGATACAGAGAAGGTACTCCCCTTCACCACCTCCAAAGAGACGAACGGCTTCCCCGCCTCCCAAAAGAAGGGCATCTCCTTCTCCACAACCTAAGCTCAGAGTCTCTCGTTCTCCGCCCCCAAAACAAAGAAGCTCTCCGCCTGCAAAGAGACGTTCACCATCAATATCTTCCAAGCACAGGAAAGGATCTCCTCCCAGCAGGTCCAACCGTGACAACCGCTCCCCACTGCAGAACAAACAGCATTCACCTTCCCCACAGCCTAGGCCTTCCCATACCTCTGCAAGCCCCCCACTGCTGCGCAGGGGGCCTTCCTCGTCACCTCAACGAAGACAGTCTCCATCTCCCAGTACTAGGCCCATCAGGAGAGTCTCGAGGACCCCAGAGCCTAAAAAGCTGAAAAA gACTTCCACACCAAGTCCACATTCTGTGAGGAGAGGGTCTTCATCCAGGTCTGCTTCAGGATCGCCGGAACCACCGCCCAAGAAACATCCAGGACCGCCATCTCCTGTTCAGTCTCGATCCCCTTCTGCTCACTGGTCACCAGCAGCTCCTGCAAAGAAGGCTAAAAGCCCTACGCCAAGTCCATCACCAGTGCGG AACTCTGATCAGGAAGGAGgtggcaagaagaagaagaaaaagaaggataaGAAACATAAAAAGGATAAAAAGCACAAGAAGCACAAAAAACATAAGAAGGagaaagcggcggcggcggctgccgcaACGGCTGCTTTGACTCCATCTGCAGAGGAAGACCAAGAGAAAACCACAGAGCCCAGAAAG GAGACTGAGAGTGAAGCGGAAGATAACCTAGATGACTTGGAAAAGCATCTGCGTGAGAAGGCTCTGAGATCGATGAGGAAGGCTCAAGCATCCCCACCATCTTAG
- the SRRM1 gene encoding serine/arginine repetitive matrix protein 1 isoform X2, with translation MDAGFFRGTSAEQDNRFSNKQKKLLKQLKFAECLEKKVDMSKVNLEVIKPWITKRVTEILGFEDDVVIEFIFNQLEVKNPDSKMMQINLTGFLNGKNAREFMGELWPLLLSAQENIAGIPSAFLELKKEEIKQRQIEQEKLASMKKQDEDKDKRDKEDKENREKRDRSRSPRRRKSRSPSPRRRSSPVRKERKHSHSRSPHHTTKSRSATPAPEKKEETPEPEPSVKIKETLIQEATSTSDILKVPKIEPMPDTKEISPERISKKEREKEKEKTRPRSPSRSKSRSKSRSRSQSHSRPRRRHRSRSRSYSPRRRPSPRRRPSPRRRSPPRRIPPPPRHRRSRSPVRRRRRSSASLSGSSSSSSSSRSRSPPKKPTKRVVSSPPRKTRRLSPSASPPRRRHRPSPPLSPPPKPRRSPTPQQSNRTRKARGSVSPSRSSAPKRKSIEKRESPSPAPKPRKVELSESEEDKGGKMAAADSVQQRRQYRRQNQQSSSDSGSSSSSEEERPKKSNVKNGEVGRRRRHSHSRSPSPSPRKWQKESSPRRRRRSPSPLPARRRRSPSPAPPPRRRRSPSLQRRRSPSPPPRRHSPTPRRYSPPIQRRYSPSPPPKRRTASPPPKRRASPSPQPKLRVSRSPPPKQRSSPPAKRRSPSISSKHRKGSPPSRSNRDNRSPLQNKQHSPSPQPRPSHTSASPPLLRRGPSSSPQRRQSPSPSTRPIRRVSRTPEPKKLKKTSTPSPHSVRRGSSSRSASGSPEPPPKKHPGPPSPVQSRSPSAHWSPAAPAKKAKSPTPSPSPVRNSDQEGGGKKKKKKKDKKHKKDKKHKKHKKHKKEKAAAAAAATAALTPSAEEDQEKTTEPRKK, from the exons GTGGACATGAGCAAAGTAAACCTAGAAGTAATCAAGCCATGGATAACAAAAAGAGTAACAGAAATCCTTGGATTTGAAGATGATGTAGTAATTGAATTTATATTCAACCAGTTGGAAGTGAAG AATCCAGATTCCAAAATGATGCAAATCAACCTGACTGGGTTCTTGAATGGGAAAAATGCTAGAGAATTCATGGGAGAACTGTGGCCACTACTGTTAAGTGCACAAGAAAACATTGCTGGTATTCCATCTGCTTTCCTGGAActgaagaaagaagaaataaaacagaGACAG ATTGAACAGGAAAAATTGGCTTCTATGAAGAAGCAAGATGAAGACAAAGATAAGAGAGACAAAGAAGATAAAGAGAACAGGGAAAAGAGGGATCGATCTCGAAGCCCTAGAAG GCGCAAATCAAGGTCTCCTTCCCCTAGAAGGCGCTCATCCCCTGTCAGGAAGGAGAGAAAACACAGCCATTCTCGATCCCCACATCACACAACGAAAAGTCGTAGTGCTACTCCTGCaccagagaagaaagaagagacaCCTGAGCCAGAGCCTTCCgtcaaaataaaagaaacattgaTCCAGGAGGCTACATCTACTAG TGATATCTTGAAAGTTCCTAAAATTGAACCCATGCCAGATACTAAAGAAATATCTCCAGAAAGAATTTCaaagaaggaaagggagaaagaaaaggagaagacaCGTCCAAGGTCTCCATCCCGATCTAAGTCAAGGTCAAAGTCACGCTCCCGTTCTCAATCTCATTCAAGACCCAGAAGGCGTCATAGATCACGATCAAG GTCTTACTCTCCAAGGAGGCGACCTAGCCCAAGACGACGCCCATCTCCTCGGAGAAGAAGCCCACCGAGACGCATTCCACCTCCACCCAGACATAGAAGGAGCAGATCTCCTGTGAGACG GAGGAGACGGTCATCAGCCTCTTTGTCAGGAAGtagttcttcctcctcttcttcacgtTCCCGATCTCCACCAAAGAAGCCAACTAAAAGAGTTGTTTCCAGCCCTCCTCGTAAAACACGGAGACTGTCACCTTCTGCAAGTCCTCCTAGGCGAAGGCACCGACCCTCCCCACCACTAAGTCCACCTCCAAAACCACGGCGGTCTCCAACACCTCAGCAGTCAAACCGTACAAGGAAAGCCCGGGGCTCAGTTTCTCCCAGTAGGAGTTCAG CTCCCAAACGTAAAAGTATTGAAAAAAGGGAATCTCCCTCACCAGCGCCAAAACCTAGAAAAGTAGAATTGTCAGAATCTG AAGAGGACAAAGGTggtaaaatggcagctgcagattCGGTGCAGCAAAGACGACAGTACAGAAGGCAGAACCAGCAGTCTTCATCTG ATTCtggttcctcctcctcatctgaagAGGAACGGCCGAAAAAGTCAAATGTGAAGAACGGTGAAGTGGGCAGACGCCGGCGGCACTCGCATTCCCGAAGCCCATCGCCGTCTCCACGAAAGTGGCAGAAAGAATCTTCTCCTCG TAGGAGGAGGCGAAGTCCCTCGCCTCTGCCTGCCAGAAGACGGCGCtctccttctcctgcccctcctccaaGACGGCGTAGGTCACCTTCATTGCAACGCCGAAG gtctccatcaccaccacctcgcCGTCACTCTCCCACTCCCAGAAGATACTCTCCTCCGATACAGAGAAGGTACTCCCCTTCACCACCTCCAAAGAGACGAACGGCTTCCCCGCCTCCCAAAAGAAGGGCATCTCCTTCTCCACAACCTAAGCTCAGAGTCTCTCGTTCTCCGCCCCCAAAACAAAGAAGCTCTCCGCCTGCAAAGAGACGTTCACCATCAATATCTTCCAAGCACAGGAAAGGATCTCCTCCCAGCAGGTCCAACCGTGACAACCGCTCCCCACTGCAGAACAAACAGCATTCACCTTCCCCACAGCCTAGGCCTTCCCATACCTCTGCAAGCCCCCCACTGCTGCGCAGGGGGCCTTCCTCGTCACCTCAACGAAGACAGTCTCCATCTCCCAGTACTAGGCCCATCAGGAGAGTCTCGAGGACCCCAGAGCCTAAAAAGCTGAAAAA gACTTCCACACCAAGTCCACATTCTGTGAGGAGAGGGTCTTCATCCAGGTCTGCTTCAGGATCGCCGGAACCACCGCCCAAGAAACATCCAGGACCGCCATCTCCTGTTCAGTCTCGATCCCCTTCTGCTCACTGGTCACCAGCAGCTCCTGCAAAGAAGGCTAAAAGCCCTACGCCAAGTCCATCACCAGTGCGG AACTCTGATCAGGAAGGAGgtggcaagaagaagaagaaaaagaaggataaGAAACATAAAAAGGATAAAAAGCACAAGAAGCACAAAAAACATAAGAAGGagaaagcggcggcggcggctgccgcaACGGCTGCTTTGACTCCATCTGCAGAGGAAGACCAAGAGAAAACCACAGAGCCCAGAAAG AAGTAA
- the SRRM1 gene encoding serine/arginine repetitive matrix protein 1 isoform X1, with the protein MDAGFFRGTSAEQDNRFSNKQKKLLKQLKFAECLEKKVDMSKVNLEVIKPWITKRVTEILGFEDDVVIEFIFNQLEVKNPDSKMMQINLTGFLNGKNAREFMGELWPLLLSAQENIAGIPSAFLELKKEEIKQRQIEQEKLASMKKQDEDKDKRDKEDKENREKRDRSRSPRRRKSRSPSPRRRSSPVRKERKHSHSRSPHHTTKSRSATPAPEKKEETPEPEPSVKIKETLIQEATSTSDILKVPKIEPMPDTKEISPERISKKEREKEKEKTRPRSPSRSKSRSKSRSRSQSHSRPRRRHRSRSRSYSPRRRPSPRRRPSPRRRSPPRRIPPPPRHRRSRSPVRRRRRSSASLSGSSSSSSSSRSRSPPKKPTKRVVSSPPRKTRRLSPSASPPRRRHRPSPPLSPPPKPRRSPTPQQSNRTRKARGSVSPSRSSAPKRKSIEKRESPSPAPKPRKVELSESEEDKGGKMAAADSVQQRRQYRRQNQQSSSDSGSSSSSEEERPKKSNVKNGEVGRRRRHSHSRSPSPSPRKWQKESSPRRRRRSPSPLPARRRRSPSPAPPPRRRRSPSLQRRRSPSPPPRRHSPTPRRYSPPIQRRYSPSPPPKRRTASPPPKRRASPSPQPKLRVSRSPPPKQRSSPPAKRRSPSISSKHRKGSPPSRSNRDNRSPLQNKQHSPSPQPRPSHTSASPPLLRRGPSSSPQRRQSPSPSTRPIRRVSRTPEPKKLKKTSTPSPHSVRRGSSSRSASGSPEPPPKKHPGPPSPVQSRSPSAHWSPAAPAKKAKSPTPSPSPVRNSDQEGGGKKKKKKKDKKHKKDKKHKKHKKHKKEKAAAAAAATAALTPSAEEDQEKTTEPRKETESEAEDNLDDLEKHLREKALRSMRKAQASPPS; encoded by the exons GTGGACATGAGCAAAGTAAACCTAGAAGTAATCAAGCCATGGATAACAAAAAGAGTAACAGAAATCCTTGGATTTGAAGATGATGTAGTAATTGAATTTATATTCAACCAGTTGGAAGTGAAG AATCCAGATTCCAAAATGATGCAAATCAACCTGACTGGGTTCTTGAATGGGAAAAATGCTAGAGAATTCATGGGAGAACTGTGGCCACTACTGTTAAGTGCACAAGAAAACATTGCTGGTATTCCATCTGCTTTCCTGGAActgaagaaagaagaaataaaacagaGACAG ATTGAACAGGAAAAATTGGCTTCTATGAAGAAGCAAGATGAAGACAAAGATAAGAGAGACAAAGAAGATAAAGAGAACAGGGAAAAGAGGGATCGATCTCGAAGCCCTAGAAG GCGCAAATCAAGGTCTCCTTCCCCTAGAAGGCGCTCATCCCCTGTCAGGAAGGAGAGAAAACACAGCCATTCTCGATCCCCACATCACACAACGAAAAGTCGTAGTGCTACTCCTGCaccagagaagaaagaagagacaCCTGAGCCAGAGCCTTCCgtcaaaataaaagaaacattgaTCCAGGAGGCTACATCTACTAG TGATATCTTGAAAGTTCCTAAAATTGAACCCATGCCAGATACTAAAGAAATATCTCCAGAAAGAATTTCaaagaaggaaagggagaaagaaaaggagaagacaCGTCCAAGGTCTCCATCCCGATCTAAGTCAAGGTCAAAGTCACGCTCCCGTTCTCAATCTCATTCAAGACCCAGAAGGCGTCATAGATCACGATCAAG GTCTTACTCTCCAAGGAGGCGACCTAGCCCAAGACGACGCCCATCTCCTCGGAGAAGAAGCCCACCGAGACGCATTCCACCTCCACCCAGACATAGAAGGAGCAGATCTCCTGTGAGACG GAGGAGACGGTCATCAGCCTCTTTGTCAGGAAGtagttcttcctcctcttcttcacgtTCCCGATCTCCACCAAAGAAGCCAACTAAAAGAGTTGTTTCCAGCCCTCCTCGTAAAACACGGAGACTGTCACCTTCTGCAAGTCCTCCTAGGCGAAGGCACCGACCCTCCCCACCACTAAGTCCACCTCCAAAACCACGGCGGTCTCCAACACCTCAGCAGTCAAACCGTACAAGGAAAGCCCGGGGCTCAGTTTCTCCCAGTAGGAGTTCAG CTCCCAAACGTAAAAGTATTGAAAAAAGGGAATCTCCCTCACCAGCGCCAAAACCTAGAAAAGTAGAATTGTCAGAATCTG AAGAGGACAAAGGTggtaaaatggcagctgcagattCGGTGCAGCAAAGACGACAGTACAGAAGGCAGAACCAGCAGTCTTCATCTG ATTCtggttcctcctcctcatctgaagAGGAACGGCCGAAAAAGTCAAATGTGAAGAACGGTGAAGTGGGCAGACGCCGGCGGCACTCGCATTCCCGAAGCCCATCGCCGTCTCCACGAAAGTGGCAGAAAGAATCTTCTCCTCG TAGGAGGAGGCGAAGTCCCTCGCCTCTGCCTGCCAGAAGACGGCGCtctccttctcctgcccctcctccaaGACGGCGTAGGTCACCTTCATTGCAACGCCGAAG gtctccatcaccaccacctcgcCGTCACTCTCCCACTCCCAGAAGATACTCTCCTCCGATACAGAGAAGGTACTCCCCTTCACCACCTCCAAAGAGACGAACGGCTTCCCCGCCTCCCAAAAGAAGGGCATCTCCTTCTCCACAACCTAAGCTCAGAGTCTCTCGTTCTCCGCCCCCAAAACAAAGAAGCTCTCCGCCTGCAAAGAGACGTTCACCATCAATATCTTCCAAGCACAGGAAAGGATCTCCTCCCAGCAGGTCCAACCGTGACAACCGCTCCCCACTGCAGAACAAACAGCATTCACCTTCCCCACAGCCTAGGCCTTCCCATACCTCTGCAAGCCCCCCACTGCTGCGCAGGGGGCCTTCCTCGTCACCTCAACGAAGACAGTCTCCATCTCCCAGTACTAGGCCCATCAGGAGAGTCTCGAGGACCCCAGAGCCTAAAAAGCTGAAAAA gACTTCCACACCAAGTCCACATTCTGTGAGGAGAGGGTCTTCATCCAGGTCTGCTTCAGGATCGCCGGAACCACCGCCCAAGAAACATCCAGGACCGCCATCTCCTGTTCAGTCTCGATCCCCTTCTGCTCACTGGTCACCAGCAGCTCCTGCAAAGAAGGCTAAAAGCCCTACGCCAAGTCCATCACCAGTGCGG AACTCTGATCAGGAAGGAGgtggcaagaagaagaagaaaaagaaggataaGAAACATAAAAAGGATAAAAAGCACAAGAAGCACAAAAAACATAAGAAGGagaaagcggcggcggcggctgccgcaACGGCTGCTTTGACTCCATCTGCAGAGGAAGACCAAGAGAAAACCACAGAGCCCAGAAAG GAGACTGAGAGTGAAGCGGAAGATAACCTAGATGACTTGGAAAAGCATCTGCGTGAGAAGGCTCTGAGATCGATGAGGAAGGCTCAAGCATCCCCACCATCTTAG